CTGTCGCTGATGAGCCATGAGATCCGGACGCCGCTCAACGGCGTGGTCTGCGCGCTCGACCTGCTCGCGGAAGGCGTCGCGCGGGAGGACCGGGACGCCTTCATGGAGACGGCCCGCAACTCCGGCAGGGATCTGGCCCGGGTCATCGACGAGATCCTGGATTTCGCGAAGCTGGACAGCGAACCGGTCGAACTGATGGATTGCCCGTTCCGTCTTTCGGACCTGGTCGCCATGGAGGTCGACGCGGTGATCCGGTCGGCCGAAGCCAAGGGACTGACCATCGCCTGCCGTATCGACGCGGCGTTGACCCGGACCGTGCGGGGCGACCGCCAGAAACTGGCCAGGATCCTGCGGAACCTGCTGTCGAACGCGATCAAGTTCACCGAAGCCGGAGGACTGACCGTGGCGCTGGAGAGCGCCGATGCCTCCGCCGACGATCTCGCGGGTGGGCGAAGCGGTGGTCTCGTGCCGTTCGTGCTGTCGGTCACCGATTCCGGCATCGGGATCGACCCCGCTTACCGGGAAAGCCTATTCGAAGCCTTTACCCAGGAAGACTGGTCGATCAAGAGGCGCTACGGCGGCTGCGGCCTGGGACTCGCGGTCGCGAGCCGGCTCGCGGCCGCAATGGGAGGCCGCTTGACGGTGCTCAGCGACCCGGGGCACGGCAGCAGCTTCCGCCTGCACCTGACGATGCGGGCCGCCGACGGCCCGCAACCGTCGCCGGACTGCACGTCGAACAAGATTCGGCCCCATACGCCGACGCGCCAAGCCTCGCTACCCGGTCCGGCTCGCGGGGATTCGCGGCCGCGGGTGCTGCTGGCCGACGCCAGCGAGGCCA
This Skermanella mucosa DNA region includes the following protein-coding sequences:
- a CDS encoding ATP-binding protein, producing the protein MASAFDGMALLKAVRDPNGRISDFRWMLINEEGGRLMARPSADLIGRRLTATLPDLVPGGLLDRLAAVAASGECARFEAPSCDADGGWLEYSAVSADGGVALSFRPARSWRGGVSAEDARNADRAKATFLSLMSHEIRTPLNGVVCALDLLAEGVAREDRDAFMETARNSGRDLARVIDEILDFAKLDSEPVELMDCPFRLSDLVAMEVDAVIRSAEAKGLTIACRIDAALTRTVRGDRQKLARILRNLLSNAIKFTEAGGLTVALESADASADDLAGGRSGGLVPFVLSVTDSGIGIDPAYRESLFEAFTQEDWSIKRRYGGCGLGLAVASRLAAAMGGRLTVLSDPGHGSSFRLHLTMRAADGPQPSPDCTSNKIRPHTPTRQASLPGPARGDSRPRVLLADASEASRMVTGLMLMRAGFLVHTVTTGRSAVETARKTRFDAVLLDITMPDMGGLSMASAIVAPGEVNAGVPMIGMMAHADAADAGRWRAAGLASLLVKPFQKRDLLGVLESCIGVSAIAAE